The Eretmochelys imbricata isolate rEreImb1 chromosome 4, rEreImb1.hap1, whole genome shotgun sequence sequence CTGACTCCCCAGCCTTTGTGACAGGATTCCAAGGCAGCCCTCTTCAAACAGAAAGAAAGCTAATTACTGCTAAGAAGCATCTATTATATAGATGCTTTATAGCCCCACAGagatttcttcatttttttaacGTTATTGAGCATGTCAGCGATGCTGTACCTAGTtaagaaaaaaattctgacaagTATATATAATTTAATTGGTAAAATGGCCAATATTCCTACACCTTGCcccacacttttgtttttaaaacacttaTAGTGCATTCTCATCTCCCACGTGGAGTCTGTCCATTTCAATGGATGCTGGATTGTACTTAGAAAGAACAAGCTGGTCTACACTGTTACTGAAAGAATTAGGAAAACAttccacctagcaatattgtaaTTAGGGCATTAAGTTTGTCATGTGGGAGGAAAGGTGAAAATGTGAAGTCACAGGGAGTTTATTTgctgatattttgtttttcagctcTGCTAAGGTTTGCATGACTAATTTTCTTCCATAATTATATTTTAGAACATAAAGGAGCTGTGTTTTCCACCTAAGCAGTAGACTTGTCTTTCATTTTATAATTAGGAGTGGTTGAAATGGACCCTTTTAGTCTACTATATAAGAATTACCAGGCTACTCTCAACAGAAAAGAAATATGATAGAATACTCCCTTGTAAACAGAAAGGAGCTTGTCTTTCTTTTAAGGTTATTACCTATCCCAAGTTGTAGTTAAACTTCCCTTTCAGTACTGCTATGTGCACGCTTACCATGACACCAACGTTCCCAATGCACTCAAAAGAGTAGTCCACTCCACCATCAGTAAGCTCAACCAGCGCCTCCTGTATGGGCTTCTTAAAGTCCTGAGGGTTGATGCACTCAGTGGCTCCAAACTCTTTAGCCTTGGCAAATTTATCTTTGTTGAGATCAATGCCGATGATCCGGGAAGCTCCAGCCACTTTACAGCCCATAATAACTGCCAGCCCAACTCCTCCCAATCCAAAGACGGCACAGGTAGAACCAGGTTCCACCTAACAGAGCAAGAGAAATCTGTTcaggagggaggaaagaaaaaacacatCCTTCCACATGTATGAGAAATACAGATTATTAAGAAAAATAGAGAATAAAAATCCAAAATTGCAAGTCATCATCACTCAGATGTAGGGAAGTAtgccagagattttttttatgaATTGTTTTTGAAGGGCTGTAATGGGCTAAGTTTACTCCTTACCCAAAAGGTGGGTAATGGCTCGGTCTCCACTAGAACAGTGGGAAGTCCGCCCCCCCGAAACAAAGCGGGAGCACCTGCCACATAGTAGGATGGTAGCATGAGAACAGGTAGAAGCAGAGATCACTGTATCAAAGAGAATATTTAAAGCAACTTCACAACATTGTCAATATGTACAAGTCTGTCCTTACTATAAGGTAACCCCAACTGACCAATAATACCCATCCACAAACAAATTCCTGAACAGTTCAAGGTGGCTCCTCGCCACAGCCACTTGCCTCCATCAAGACATGCTTCCTCTACCCCACTCTGCACAAAGAGAGctgggagaaggagaaacaaggtTTTTGATCTGACTTCGTCTGCTGAGGCTAAACAGGTGGGAAGCCCAGGTCAATCTCCCCGTTTCCTACTTGGTCCGGCTCCTTGTCAGATTTGGCAatggaagaggaaggaaggaagtggtgAGCACATGTCCTTTCTCCCTCTGCCCACTCAGCGGCTGTTCCTCTGGTCTTACTTTCTCCAAGCCCAGCCTTAACAGATTTTCATTACAGTACTTTTACTGTCATTAGCCACAGGTATGGGGAAGAGAGTGATCAGCTAGATCCCGTACCCGGGCAGTGTTGAGGACAGCTCCGTAACCTGTTGAAATTCCACAGCCTAACAGGCAAACTTTATCCAGAGGAGCCGCAGCATCGATTTTAGCCACAGAGATATCAGCTACAACGGTGTATTCGGAGAAGGTGCTAGTCCCCATGAAGTGGTAAATCTGCTTCCCTTTGCAGGTGAACCTGCTGGTACCGTCAGGCATCAGTCCTTTTCCTTGGGTAACTCTGAGAAAACACAGTacaacaaatatatttaatacagtGTCACAGAAAGTGACAGGAGAGAGTCTAGGAAGTGACTTAATTTTCACCAAGTGGTACAGTTCCTGAATGGTGCATGGAGATTTAGTTACATGATTACCCGCAGAGTAAAAATTTTGAAGACATTtaagtaaaacttgagttcatgAAAGTTAGAGATGACAGGCGTGTTGCAGTCTTTCTACCGACtttaacaggctttggatcaggttccaAGGCCTCAATTCATCGAAGTTCTTAAGATgcatttggcttcagtgggccgTAAGCACTTTAAGTGCTTTGATAAAGCAGGACCTAATAGCGCTCTGACACAGACATTCAGGAAACCACACATTGCATATAAACCATAACTGACCTTTCTAACAcaccccagtcctgccccaccgTATCCTCTCTCCTTTTAGTCCCAGGGTATGCCTACGCTGCAATCGTGGGGTGTGATTTGCAATATGTGCACTTATACCTGAACTAGTTTTAATCTCGCTACTTTGGGTATCCGGGCAGTGAAGCTGAGGCAGCCCAGGCTTCAGCATGGGGTAGTCACCCAAGTAGCTACTCAGGGTTCTGAGCAGGCTAGTTTACCTGCCTAGAGGCACGTACTGCCGTGGCTTCACTGTTACTGGTTCCCTAGCTAGTCTTAATCAAGCTAGCTTGGGTACGTTTAgatgagcttaaaaaaaaagaaaacaatcacatcctgtgattgcagtgtagatataccccaagtctctgctgagcagcctctgCCAATCCCATCACAGTGGATAGTGGTTTTGTGACAGGCATGAATGGAAACTGAGGTCATGCTAGTGTTTACTTGCGATTTAATCTGGGTCTGCTAAAATGGTAGCCACTATTACTGCTGGAgttctgctgctggctgagtggCTTacatcagtagttctcaacctggggATACGCAGAGGGtttccagggggtacatctaaatatttacctagttttacagcaggctacataaaaagcactagcgaagtcggtacagactaaaatttcatacgatgACCTGTTcatactgctctatagactacacactgaaatgtaagcacaatatttatattccaattgatttatctaatggtaaaaatgagaaagtgagcaatttttcagtaatagtgtgctgtgacccttttgtatttttgtcgaattttgtaagcaagtaatttaagtgaggtgaaacttggggtacacaagataaatcagactcttgaaaggggtacagtggtctgggaaaattgagagccactggcttacATGACTGAGATCTAAACATGCGACTACTTAGCAAAGGCTAACTGAAGTGCATCACATTTTAGGACAAAGACCTTTTAAATTGTAGAAAACAGACTGTGATTCTTGTTTACAAAGGGAGAACTACTTGTTCCTTGGGTTGAAGATATTGACCACAGAGagttgttttttccccattcaaAGGGCAATAATTTTCTACGATAAACTACCACTTGAATCAAACAGAATTTTGAATACATCCTCGCTTACTAGATACCCTGACAAATGACAGTATTTGTGGCATAGTATCACAGCCACACACAAAGAAGTGAATTTAAGTAAGGCCAGAAAagactacaacaacaaaaaaaccactaCTGCTAAGCCTcgaaaggaggggggaaaaaatgggtATCGCATAACAAACCTAAAACATGCATCTTTCCAACTAAATGACCTTGCTCTACATTTGATCTGATGTTACCTGAATTCAAAACAATTTGATACAAATTCAGTTAACTTTGTTACAAAAGTAAGCGTACACTGAACAATTATTATTCTGTGTGTATCAAGAAAAAAGTACACCAACCTTATCTTTTGGCAGAGATTGGTTTTAGGGTTCAAACAGAATTTGCATTCTCCACATTGTGGGACGTACAGTGGGATGACTGTGTCACCTAGAGAACATAACAAGAGAAACATTTCATATGACTAGCTGTTTAAAGACTGAAAGGACAGTATGTCAGAACATACATTTGGTATGTGGTCAAATGTAACATGGTCAATACTATGAAATTTTAATGGGGGCAATAATTCATGCACTCTTATTTGTGCATTTGAAGTCTCCAAAATGCTTTCAAATATAGAATGACAAAGTACAGGTTTTGTAAAGTACGTTGTATAAAAAACCCTAATTCATCTCATGTCTGAGTAAACGATCAATTTCCATCTAAAGTTAAACAAGAACAAATAGGAACAAAGATGTAAAACCTATATGGAAAAACCAGCGTATTTAGATAGCTGTTATCTCTAATTGTTCAATTGGTTAAAAACAACTGACTCTTTTAGAACACAAACTGAATTCAAAATAGTTTCTTCATAAAGTATTACATAATAACCCTGTAAACTATTCTCTTCTGAACAGTAAACCAAGAGCACATTAGTTAGGTTAGTATTGGACCACCTGCATGAAGGAAAACTTTAGGCAGGTGTAGCCCAAAAAAACCCATCACAGCAGCTCATCAATTCTGCTTTTCAGTGGACAATTCTGAGCAATTTATTCCATTGAAGCAAGATTTCCAAAGAAACTAGAAAAAGCGCTTGTGAAGACCAAATGTTTTCTTACCTGGTTTTAATTTAGTTACTCCTTCCCCAACACTCTCCACAATTCCTGCTCCTTCATGACCCAAGATCACTGGGAAACACCCCTCAGGATCAGCACCACTCAGCGTATAGGCATCTGTGTGACAGACTGCAGTGGCAACCACCTAAAGGAATATTATAATCTGAAATATTCTGGAGGTAATGAAGAAGAATCTAAAGAGATAACTGgtattgaaatatttttcctgGTCAGTAATCCAAGACTAATGCTAGGATGAATTCACTGATTCTGAAGTCTTTTGTAGTAGTTTAACCAAAGTGTTTTTAGCTCCGGCAACTCACAAGAGATATTGACCTGAAAAAATAATCACATTGCTTTGATCTCTGTTTGTTTCTCATCTCTTCAGTTCTGACATGAAATTGGCAGCTGCTGGCTCAAGATCTGCTAAAGCCAGTGCTCTATGCCATTTGAATGTGGTACCCCAGATTTCAAATGGGATCAATCTCCAACAGTGAAAAAAATCACCCCGTACAGAGGGTTCATATAACATTATAAGCACTCAAAAATCCAATGTAAGTTCTTAATAGAAGTCTTAAGCAGCACACAGGACCTCATGTGGACTCTTTTCATTGAGGCACATTGCATCCTATATATTAGTTTGGGAGATACTGCCTATTAGAAGTCATTAGAATCAGAAGTGAAGATCTGGAGTGTGCAAGATGCTAATCACAGTGATGAGTTTAAGGTCTGATAAATTATGACCTAAAATGGCTAGCACTGAATGTCCCATACAatgtgaaaaatgaaaataaataaatgagatgAGGTTTCCATTGGGATAAAGCACGTTTTTCTCGCTCAGACGGTTTAAAATGGCACTGATCCCTCAGAATAGCAGTGATTTTTAGGCTTTGGCCCAAGACCAAAATAAGTGTTAGGCCGCAGACCAGCAGCCATTTCATTTTATGCCACCCCAAAAACCAGACACCATCCTTTTCTTTCGAGTCTAACCtaggtttcaaacaaacagatAACACAACCTTTATAAATTCAACATTTTTGTCCTACAAGGGCAAACAAATTATTCACCTCTATTATTTGCTCTCCCAAAATACGAACTGTAAAGCGAGCAATAAACATTTGCTTAAGTTACCTTAATACGGACTTCATGTGCTTTTGGTGGCGCGACCTCCACCTCTTCTATAGAGAGTGGTTTACCTGCCTCCCAGGCAACAGCAGCCTTGCATTTAATAACCTAAATGAGAAAGAAGAACAGAGTTATTGCACTGTTCATTTATAATAATTCTTGTTCAGTGGAgggaacaaagaaaagaaaggctACTATTTTTGGGAAATAATCCCAGATATGAAGTTATGGGTGAGATCCAACCCTCAACTCCCAATGACTTTAGAACAAAGGGACAGTTGCCCTACTTTTGCTTTCAGGAACTTAAACAAGAACCACCAGATCTGGACTTAAAGTGTTATTTTAGTACTTTGAAGACAGTACGTTGtggtaatggggggggggggtggggtgtgccaTATGAAAAATGTTAGATAATGctagtgacattttaaaataaacaatcaGCATTTATGTGAGGCACATGGTATTTTTCTGTAGCTAGTGCCAGCAGTACACACAATCAAGATTACAAAACTTGGAAAATTTAGTTAAGCCATCTGTCTCACATAAGAGTTTGGATCAACACAGAGGTCACTCTGTTGCCCCACACCCAGCCTGCTCCTATTGTGGCTTTCTACAGCAGACTATATGTGGCCAGCACAGAGAACCTTTACGCAATGCATAGGGGATGCACAGATACTTCGGCGTGACCACTCTGTCAGCAGAACTGCCCACAACCAAGACTCTGTGTAGGCTTCAGCATCGCagatgaatttcatcctaaaaCCACACTGCATTTATTTATCTAGAGAAGCTCTCTTTTTCAATTAAGAAGGGTAGAAACATTTTGAAGATAAACAGAACTTAGATTCTTGAAAACAACGTTTTTTAGAATCAATGGCTCCAATTCTGCCTCCAGTTACATGGATGCACTTCCAACGGAGAAAGTCAGCATAGGAGTTACATCCATATCACCAAGAGCAGAATTGGGTCCTATGAGAATGAGGATCTGGAATGCTCTTTGATTTCCCTTTCTAAAAAAGTCTTATGAGCTTCAGTTCCATTGTCTGAGGAGCTATGGAAAAATCTTATGCAGGTAGTACGACTGTTAACTTAAATTATTCTCCTTTTTAACCACACAAGACAGCATCTTTTTCAGGAAAATGCTACATGCAATAGCTTGCCACAGAACACGGAGGCCTGTTCTAATGAATTCTGAAGCTGaatttaaggccttgtctacacagggaaattgactGGCATAGCTATAGCTATTGCTTTGTGAGCAGAGTAATTATTCCAAAGTGCCAACATGGGGGAGCTATCCCAAAATAGTTACCTTATACTGGAATAGTCATTACAATCGATTTCCCCCAAACATAAAAGCCTTTGTTACTTTCTTCCCAGCCCTTTTCACAAACTTAAGGCTAGTTTATTTGCATTATTGTGTGTATGCATATAATAAATGTGATATATTAACTTTGGGAAAGCAGCTGCATAGAAACCAACAAGTTACACTGCTTTGCAGTGCTGAATGCTTTGATTAAACCCCTGAAAGTTTGCCAGGAAATCTAGTCAATTTCTAGGGATCAAAGTACAAGAGGAATTGTCAACCTGTAAATAACTTGGGAGTTTTCAGTTAAGCCTTTTTCCACATTATGAAAGCTGATTCATTCTCTCAGATTAAATGTGAGCATTTAAGagtaaatgttttcaaaatgtgcATGGGTATAGGTTATTTAAATAAAGAGAaggcttaaaaataaaagttatagAATAGACTTAGACTTTCCTAGTTGGCTGGGAACATTCAATGAACAAACATTACACCTCTACCTTTTTTATTGTCAATGTAAGAAGTTCCTAGTTTTTCCTACATAAATAcctctaaaaataaaaagcaaaaaaggaTAAGACAATTCAACAGATATGATAAGATGTTGCAGAAGGCTCATTCCAAGTACCTCTCAGTCTACAACATGCTGTTCAATCTAAAAGTGTAGCCTTTATGGAGGACACTTGAAATAATAAGTAGTTAATGTTTATCCAGGCCCCCGGAATATTAAAAAGTGAAATTAGGGTATCAATGTGTTGTTAAGAAATTATTAGGCTGAAATTTAATTTTCTGTTGCTTCATTGAAAGGTCCGAAGACAATAATTGAAAAAGGTTATTTGctgtatttttcttgtttttcattACAGATATTAGCATCAAAACAGTATATTTGTTAATTCAATCAAGCTAGCCCTCCAAACACACAATCATCTTCTGTTTATGCCATTACAGCTGAGCCCACTACAACGGTTGTAGAAGTTGCATCTTATCTTGGAAGGGTTGGTAGATAGAACAAGCTTTCACTGTCTGGGCAATCATTTACTTGTTTGGCCTACTCAGACAGATTGGTGATGTACGTTGTAGTTGAGGGGAAGAAAGCAGGGTGTAGAGTTATACTCTCAAGAGATTCTGCAATAGTTACGTGAAATGGCTAACTCATTGTCACTGTGTGAACAGTACCTGATGATCTTATAGTtgtaaagcagcagttctcaaactgtgggccaGGACCCCAAAGCGGTCGTGatcccgttttaatggggttgccagggctggcttagacttgctgaggcctggGCCGAAACTCAAGctcaagccccaccacctggggccgaagcccttgggcttcagctttggcacCCCGAACTGGGGAGCAGGACTTgtgcaggctcaggcttcagtcccttctcctggggtcctgtagtaatttttgttgtcagaagggggtcgcagtgcaatgaaatttgagaaccttTGAGAGATAGATTGATATACCAATCTTTTTCACAGCAACCACACAGGCAGATGAGAGTAACAAGTTTCCCAACTAATTATGTACCCAGCCTTCCAGACTGATGTATACATATTTACTCTGTTGGGGCAAACACATTTATAATGATCATAGTTCTTCTTAGGAGTCAAGAATGCATGAATATTTCTCCTTGATCTTATCTGTGCAGGGCTACTTGTCAGCTTAGGCCTGCACTCCCGCAGACACATACATGAATAACTTTATGCGTGtgtaacaaggagtccggtggcactttatgCATGTGTGCAATTCTATTGAACTCACTGGGGCTTcagatcataagctctttgggacaggaccaTGGCTTTGAACACAGCACCCACGATCCCAACCGAGGTCTTTGCGCGCCCCCATAACAGAAATGATAGATGATAAAGTCCATGCTGTACTCTACACGATGCTGTGGGCTTGCAACGCAAAGCTTAAGAAAGAACAACAGCACAATTTAACCGCATGCGATGGACCCTTATGTAAGGACATCCTCGATGAAAACACCTGCTTGCTCTAAAACCCCGGGCAACTCCAGCGCGAGCAGCCCCAGGGGCCCTGCAAACCCCAGCTGCAAGCAGGTCGCCTGCTGGGCGTGCGGATCAGACGAGCCCAGCGGGGAAGCTGGGACGCGGCCTTCCTGCACGGCAGCCTCCCGCCTCCCTGCGCGCTGCCGGCCCAGCAGCCCGCTTCCCCGCCCGCTCGAGCCCCCCGCGCCCCGGAGCTGCCCGGGAACGTTCCACGCCCCTTACCGCGCTCGCCATGGCCCCCGCCGCCGGTCCGCCCCCGCCGTCCCGCCAAGCGCGCTCCGCGAAGCGGCCGCCCGAGCCGGTGCATGCGCGCTCGCTGCCGCTGGAGCCGCCTCTTGGGGGCCGGGCGACGGGCGGCCGCTTCCGCTTATGGCGGTGGCTGAAGCATCGCTCCGCCGGCGGGGCGCCGGGCTGCGGCCCGTCTGCTTGCCGCGGTCGCCCCAGAGCGGTGGAGCCCCGGTAGGAAGCGTCAGGTGCAGGGGCCCCGCGAAGTGTCTCTGTGTTTGAATTGTCCGCGGGGGCCGGACGCTAAAAAGTTccccggggggaggagggaaaacgtgacacccccccccactaGTCCTCGTCCTCGTTTGTCCCCGCGCCGCGTGGCTGTTGTTGTAATTGTGCATCCGATATATTAGAACTCACACCTACATCTATGAATTATGACTTTTATGCATTTTTCaattcatagactatcagggttggaagggacctcaggaggacatctaggccaaccccttcctcaaagtggggccaatcccccaatttttgccccagagccctaaatggccccctcaaggattgaactcacaatcctgggtttagcaggccaatgccaCAAGCACCCTACCGGGGAAGGTGCTCTGTGTACAAGCTAGAGGTGTTCAAAACACAGCGTGACTGTTCTtgtggaaagaagaaaaggaggacttgtggcaccttagagactaaccaatt is a genomic window containing:
- the LOC144263932 gene encoding alcohol dehydrogenase class-3 → MASAVIKCKAAVAWEAGKPLSIEEVEVAPPKAHEVRIKVVATAVCHTDAYTLSGADPEGCFPVILGHEGAGIVESVGEGVTKLKPGDTVIPLYVPQCGECKFCLNPKTNLCQKIRVTQGKGLMPDGTSRFTCKGKQIYHFMGTSTFSEYTVVADISVAKIDAAAPLDKVCLLGCGISTGYGAVLNTARVEPGSTCAVFGLGGVGLAVIMGCKVAGASRIIGIDLNKDKFAKAKEFGATECINPQDFKKPIQEALVELTDGGVDYSFECIGNVGVMRAALESCHKGWGVSVIVGVAASGQEISTRPFQLVTGRTWKGTAFGGWKSVESVPKLVAEYMSKKIKVDEFVTHTLPFDKINEAFELLHAGESIRCVLKL